The following coding sequences lie in one Notolabrus celidotus isolate fNotCel1 chromosome 20, fNotCel1.pri, whole genome shotgun sequence genomic window:
- the LOC117831811 gene encoding LOW QUALITY PROTEIN: putative nuclease HARBI1 (The sequence of the model RefSeq protein was modified relative to this genomic sequence to represent the inferred CDS: inserted 1 base in 1 codon), which translates to MACPFVNDPVDEGAALLRREFNIRREMIIRPRIDVLAFPDNYLYERYRFTSQSIIYIHNLIRPYICNITNRSRALTSQQILCVALRFFANGSFLYNVGDAEHXKATVCRAVRKVCLALKRLLNTFIVFPGHKPVRVIKEEFHRIAGFPSVIGCIDGTQIPITAPSHNEADYVNRKSIHSINVQIICDAAYIISNVEAKWPGSVHDSRMYRESNLSNRLQRGEFDGLLLGDRGYPCQPRLLTPYPDPEPGPQQNFNRAHCRTRARVEMTIGLLKARFQCLRHLRVTPERACDIIVACVVLHNIATIRGEQHPALQIEADDNHPIHLPAMQDGRAVRDTISRIHFRD; encoded by the exons ATGGCATGTCCTTTTGTTAATGATCCCGTGGATGAAGGTGCAGCATTATTGCGCAGAGAATTTAATATTCGTCGGGAGATGATAATCAGACCGCGCATAGATGTTTTAGCATTTCCGGACAATTATCTTTATGAGCGGTACCGTTTCACTTCACAGTCGATCATCTACATACACAACCTAATCCGTCCGTACATTTGCAACATTACCAATCGTAGTCGTGCTCTTACATCCCAGCAGATATTGTGTGTTGCTCTGCGTTTTTTTGCAAATGGGAGTTTTTTGTACAATGTTGGAGATGCAGAGC TTAAGGCCACTGTATGCAGGGCGGTCAGAAAAGTGTGCCTCGCCCTGAAACGGCTACTGAACACCTTCATCGTTTTCCCTGGACATAAACCGGTCAGAGTCATCAAGGAGGAGTTCCACAGGATTGCAG gaTTTCCcagtgtgattggctgcatagaTGGCACACAAATCCCCATCACGGCTCCCTCACATAATGAGGCGGATTATGTTAACAGGAAGTCCATTCACAGCATAAATGTGCAG ATCATATGTGATGCTGCCTACATTATTTCCAATGTGGAGGCCAAGTGGCCTGGGTCTGTCCACGACTCAAGGATGTATCGTGAGTCTAACCTGAGCAACAGACTGCAACGTG GAGAGTTTGATGGCCTTCTGCTGGGTGACAGGGGTTACCCATGCCAACCAAGGCTGCTGACCCCTTACCCTGACCCTGAACCAGGCCCCCAACAGAACTTCAACCGGGCTCACTGCAGGACGAGAGCCCGGGTGGAGATGACCATAGGCCTGTTGAAAGCCCGTTTCCAGTGCCTACGTCACCTCAGGGTGACCCCTGAGAGGGCCTGTGATATTATTGTGGCATGTGTTGTTCTTCATAATATTGCCACTATTCGAGGAGAGCAACACCCTGCCCTACAAATAGAAGCTGATGATAACCACCCCATCCACCTGCCAGCTATGCAGGACGGCAGAGCAGTCAGAGACACCATATCCCGCATCCACTTCAGAGATTAA
- the LOC117831812 gene encoding uncharacterized protein LOC117831812 isoform X2 encodes MESMSMFFFLKTNTAAGAKQRETAWENIAARVNACNHVGEKRTWQQLRMKYKNIVQTANRKKADARKTGGGPAPPPLTEAEALALIQNCGRPATEGIPGGSSSSEPTPQDTSAFITYSDGAICLVEPPHATTDLVTEEEYEETLSAAFTEGEPERPIEGMAGQQQEGPSTSTAQIDTLPVKDIYKIFLLKKIEKTDKEIQFLDRQMRRADLEIELLEHKLEEIKKTK; translated from the exons ATGGAGAGtatgagcatgtttttttttttaaaaaccaacacCGCTGCAGGTGCCAAACAGAGGGAGACGGCATGGGAGAACATTGCGGCTCGGGTCAATGC gtGCAATCACGTGGGGGAGAAGCGCACCTGGCAGCAGCTTaggatgaaatataaaaacattgttcAAACAG CcaacagaaagaaagcagatgcCCGTAAAACGGGTGGTGGCCCAGCACCGCCACCTCTAACGGAGGCAGAGGCGCTGGCCCTGATCCAGAATTGTGGAAGGCCAGCAACTGAGGGAATCCCTGGAGGGAGCTCATCCTCTGAGCCCACCCCCCAAGACACAAGTGCCTTTATAACAT ATTCTGATGGTGCGATCTGCCTGGTGGAGCCCCCTCACGCCACAACAGACCTTGTAACT GAAGAAGAGTACGAGGAGACTTTGTCTGCTGCCTTCACAGAGGGGGAACCAGAAAGGCCTATAGag GGCATGGctgggcagcagcaggagggtccCTCAACTTCAACTGCACAGATTGACACA TTACCCGTGAAAGACATCTATAAAATATTTCTGCtgaaaaaaattgagaaaacCGACAAAGAAATTCAGTTCTTGGACCGCCAGATGAGAAGGGCAGATCTCGAAATTGAATTACTAGAGCACAAGTTAGAG GAAATAAAGAAGACCAAATGA
- the LOC117832372 gene encoding LOW QUALITY PROTEIN: primary amine oxidase, liver isozyme-like (The sequence of the model RefSeq protein was modified relative to this genomic sequence to represent the inferred CDS: inserted 4 bases in 3 codons; deleted 2 bases in 1 codon; substituted 1 base at 1 genomic stop codon), producing MGKKYQRQTGGGPLTQDLTPAKEQALSNEGSVEREDSDQPVIHNERSVIFADLSKEEILQVRDYMSKIPGKNIKFEQSSPPSLDYLYMIELSLPKKQEVWQYLDVNGQKPRREATAVVLQFSTNNIKEYVVGPLPNPSYHKDVTFERYKREIPLSARPVNFWEQIIFRGFLQNVLTPVKTLLEESFGITPPSYHVYYDSMPRGVQSGDRQTWISVCRNVEGFFIHPVGFEMMINHQSINFSSWHVMKVVLYNGRYFDTLTELKQQYEVGTAKKVIYKLMPNYASLKLKKKPTGVXQQFYVKGKRFSVENNNVVYXDWSFAFSLSPLRGMKVFDVQFRGERIIYELSVQEAXSVYGSITPNLMLTKFLDGSVGIGACAYELVKGVDFPISAAYIDTIYFKDSDVPRQLRNSICVFEHDMGHPLRRHYSEINYNSYGGLANSALVFRTITAIGNYDYMWDFIFYQSGSVEAKVHATGYIASSFKLEENFKFGHQVAENVTGNIHTHFLNFKVDLDILGVKNVFQTKDMEFMNVXLPWMPERHAMIPQLVENKLKTEKEAALRYDTKTPCYLHIASNQTNQWGHQRSYRLQVFSNPGDHLPESQAKEKAMSWARYKVAITKQKDLEQSSGSLYNQHDIWNPAVDFSKYIEDDEGIENEDLVAWVTTGFLHIPHAEDIPNTVTVGNGGGVLIRPHNYFEKDPSSHSTDAVYIDPGTEDSCENIRMACLDEDTCVPYLEPFSYRGFG from the exons ATGGGAAAAAAatatcagagacagacaggagggggCCCTCTTACACAGGATTTAACTCCTGCAAAGGAGCAGGCCCTCAGCAATGAGGGTTCAGTGGAAAGG GAAGACTCAGACCAACCTGTTATCCACAATGAACGCAGTGTCATCTTTGCTGACCTCTCAAAGGAAGAGATCCTACAGGTGCGCGACTACATGTCCAAGATCCcaggaaaaaacattaaattcgAACAATCTTCCCCTCCTTCACTTGACTACTTGTATATGATTGAGCTCTCCCTGCCAAAGAAACAAGAGGTTTGGCAGTACCTGGATGTCAATGGACAGAAACCAAGAAGAGAAGCAACTGCAGTGGTTTTGCAATTCAGTACGAACAACATAAAGGAATATGTAGTTGGTCCTCTACCCAACCCATCCTACCACAAAGATGTCACATTTGAGAGATACAAAAGGGAAATTCCTTTATCTGCACGTCCAGTTAATTTTTGGGAGCAAATTATTTTCAGAGGTTTTCTGCAGAATGTACTTACCCCAGTAAAAACCCTTCTTGAAGAAAGCTTTGGCATAACTCCCCCATCATACCATGTTTACTATGACAGCATGCCACGAGGGGTACAgtcaggagacagacagacctgGATTTCAGTCTGTCGAAATGTGGAGGGCTTTTTCATCCATCCAGTGGGCTTTGAGATGATGATAAATCACCAAAGTATCAATTTTTCATCCTGGCATGTGATGAAAGTA GTACTGTATAATGGTCGGTACTTTGACACTTTAACAGAACTGAAGCAGCAATATGAGGTAGGGACTGCGAAAAAAGTAATCTACAAACTTATGCCAAATTATGCATCACTCAAACTCAAGAAGAAACCCACAGGCG TACAGCAGTTTTATGTTAAAGGCAAGCGATTCAGTGTAGAAAACAACAATGTTGTAT CTGACTGGAGCTTTGCTTTTAGTCTGAGCCCTCTCAGAGGCATGAAAGTTTTTGATGTACAATTTAGAGGTGAAAGAATTATATATGAGCTGAGCGTTCAGGAGGC GTCAGTCTATGGATCTATCACCCCAAATCTCATGCTCACCAAGTTCCTTGATGGCAGCGTTGGCATTGGTGCATGTGCCTATGAGTTGGTCAAAGGGGTTGACTTTCCTATTTCCGCCGCTTACATTGACACAATCTATTTTAAGGATAGTGATGTTCCACGCCAGCTAAGAAACTCCATTTGTGTCTTTGAGCATGACATGGGCCACCCTCTACGGAGGCACTACTCTGAGATTAACTACAACAGTTACGGAGGACTAGCTAATAGCGCCTTAGTTTTCAGAACAATCACAGCTATAGGAAACTATGACTATATGTGGGATTTCATCTTCTACCAAAGTGGCTCAGTGGAGGCAAAAGTGCACGCCACAGGATATATTGCATCCTCCTTCAAATTAGAAGAAAATTTTAAATTTGGTCATCAAGTTGCAGAGAACGTCACAGGAAACATCCACACCCATTTTCTTAACTTCAAAGTGGATCTTGACATTTTAG GAGTAAAGAACGTATTCCAGACTAAAGACATGGAGTTTATGAACGTCTAATTGCCCTGGATGCCTGAACGCCATGCCATGATCCCTCAGTTGGTGGAGAATAAGCTTAAAACGGAAAAG GAGGCAGCGCTACGTTATGACACAAAGACCCCGTGTTACCTTCACATTGCTAGCAATCAAACCAACCAGTGGGGTCATCAGCGCTCCTACAGGCTCCAGGTGTTCAGTAACCCTGGAGACCACCTCCCAGAGAGCCAGGCAAAGGAGAAAGCGATGTCCTGGGCCAG GTATAAGGTCGCTATCACCAAGCAGAAGGATCTTGAGCAGAGCAGTGGCAGCCTGTACAATCAGCATGACATCTGGAATCCAGCAGTTGATTTCAGCAAGTACATTGAAGATGATGAAGGTATTGAAAATGAG GACCTGGTTGCCTGGGTGACCACTGGTTTCCTCCACATCCCCCATGCTGAGGACATCCCCAACACAGTGACAGTGGGCAATGGAGGTGGGGTTCTGATACGGCCACACAACTACTTTGAGAAAGACCCATCCAGTCACTCGACTGATGCTGTGTACATTGACCCAGGCACTGAGGACAGCTGTGAAAACATCAGGATGGCCTGCCTTGATGAGGACACCTGCGTTCCTTACTTAGAACCCTTCTCCTATCGGGGCTTTGGTTGA
- the LOC117831812 gene encoding uncharacterized protein LOC117831812 isoform X1 — MESMSMFFFLKTNTAAGAKQRETAWENIAARVNACNHVGEKRTWQQLRMKYKNIVQTANRKKADARKTGGGPAPPPLTEAEALALIQNCGRPATEGIPGGSSSSEPTPQDTSAFITYSDGAICLVEPPHATTDLVTEEEYEETLSAAFTEGEPERPIEGMAGQQQEGPSTSTAQIDTLPVKDIYKIFLLKKIEKTDKEIQFLDRQMRRADLEIELLEHKLEVGAWSQVNYVNYVNYGNIN, encoded by the exons ATGGAGAGtatgagcatgtttttttttttaaaaaccaacacCGCTGCAGGTGCCAAACAGAGGGAGACGGCATGGGAGAACATTGCGGCTCGGGTCAATGC gtGCAATCACGTGGGGGAGAAGCGCACCTGGCAGCAGCTTaggatgaaatataaaaacattgttcAAACAG CcaacagaaagaaagcagatgcCCGTAAAACGGGTGGTGGCCCAGCACCGCCACCTCTAACGGAGGCAGAGGCGCTGGCCCTGATCCAGAATTGTGGAAGGCCAGCAACTGAGGGAATCCCTGGAGGGAGCTCATCCTCTGAGCCCACCCCCCAAGACACAAGTGCCTTTATAACAT ATTCTGATGGTGCGATCTGCCTGGTGGAGCCCCCTCACGCCACAACAGACCTTGTAACT GAAGAAGAGTACGAGGAGACTTTGTCTGCTGCCTTCACAGAGGGGGAACCAGAAAGGCCTATAGag GGCATGGctgggcagcagcaggagggtccCTCAACTTCAACTGCACAGATTGACACA TTACCCGTGAAAGACATCTATAAAATATTTCTGCtgaaaaaaattgagaaaacCGACAAAGAAATTCAGTTCTTGGACCGCCAGATGAGAAGGGCAGATCTCGAAATTGAATTACTAGAGCACAAGTTAGAGGTGGGTGCATGGTCACAGGTgaattatgttaattatgttaACTACGGGAACATTAACTAA